Proteins encoded together in one Sylvia atricapilla isolate bSylAtr1 chromosome 2, bSylAtr1.pri, whole genome shotgun sequence window:
- the NDUFC2 gene encoding NADH dehydrogenase [ubiquinone] 1 subunit C2, translated as MAFLPDESRSLPPPPLVNKGSVWFGFGGWLSALLDNAFNQRPILRAGLHRQVLFASLGFFVGYQLVKRAEYVHAKVDRELFEYMRHHPVDFHSPTEKKRIGELLEDFHPIR; from the exons ATGGCGTTCCTGCCCGACGAGTCGCGgtcgctgccgccgccgccgctcgtCAACAAGGGCTCGGTGTGGTTCGGCTTTGGGGGGTGGCTGTCGGCGCTGTTGGACAACGCCTTTAACCAGCGCCCCATCCTCCGAGCCG gtctTCACCGGCAGGTCCTGTTCGCTAGCCTGGGCTTCTTTGTTGGCTACCAGCTTGTGAAACGCGCCGAGTACGTGCATGCCAAGGTGGACAGAGAGCTGTTCGAGTACATGAGGCACCACCCAGTGGACTTCCACTCACCAACAG aaaagaaaagaataggGGAGCTCTTGGAGGATTTCCACCCAATTCGCTGA
- the ALG8 gene encoding dolichyl pyrophosphate Glc1Man9GlcNAc2 alpha-1,3-glucosyltransferase gives MAAGGRGWFRALALGVSFLKCLLIPAYYSTDFEVHRNWLAITHNLPLSQWYYEATSEWTLDYPPFFAWFEYALSHIAKYFDPQMLVVENLNYTSRATIFFQRLSVIFTDTLFIYAVHECCRCINGKRAAKDILEKPTFILAVLLLWNFGLLIVDHIHFQYNGFLFGLMLLSVARLCQKRYLEGALLFAVLLHFKHIYMYVAPAYGIYLLRSYCFTANNADGSLKWRSFSFLHLTLLGLIVCLVSALSLGPFIVLGQLPQVIARLFPFKRGLCHAYWAPNFWALYNAMDKALTILGLKCNFLDGKKIPKASMTGGLVQEFQHTVLPSVTPLATLICTFIAVLPSVFCLWFKPQGPRGFLQCLVLCALSSFMFGWHVHEKAILLAILPLSLLSIQRAKDAGIYLILTTTGHFSLFPLLFTPPELPIKILLMLLFTVYSFSSLKSLFRREKPLLNWLETIYLMQLVPLGIFCEIIYPLTPWKGHFPFVPLLLTSVYCALGITYAWLKLYVSVLTERISVRQKAE, from the exons ATGGCGGCCGGCGGCCGCGGCTGGTTCCGCGCGCTGGCGCTCGGCGTGTCCTTCCTCAAGTGCCTCCTCATCCCCGCATA TTACTCCACAGATTTTGAAGTCCATAGGAACTGGCTTGCCATAACCCACAACTTGCCCCTCTCTCAGTGGTACTACGAG GCAACCTCAGAATGGACCCTGGATTATCCACCattttttgcttggtttgaATATGCACTTTCCCACATTGCCAAGTACTTTGACCCCCAGATGTTGGTTGTTGAGAACTTGAATTACACCAGTCGTGCAACCATCTTCTTCCAGAGGCTTTCTGTCATCTTTACAGATACCCTCTTCATATATGCAGTTCATGA GTGCTGCAGATGTATAAATGGAAAACGAGCTGCTAAGGATATCCTGGAAAAACCAACATTTATTCTTGCTGTTCTACTTTTGTGGAATTTTGGATTGTTAATTGTGGATC ATATTCACTTCCAGTACAATGGCTTCCTCTTTGGGCTGATGCTTCTTTCTGTTGCTCGGCTGTGTCAG aaaaggtATTTGGAGGGTGCTcttctttttgctgttcttctgCATTTCAAACACATCTACATGTATGTGGCCCCAGCATATGGCATTTATTTGCTACGATCCTACTGCTTTACTGCAAATAATGCAG ATGGATCCCTGAAGTGGAGAAGTTTCAGCTTTCTTCATCTAACTCTTCTGGGACTGATTGTCTGTCTTGTTTCTGCTCTTTCACTGGGACCCTTCATAGTATTG GGTCAGCTGCCTCAAGTCATTGCACGGCTCTTCCCTTTCAAGCGAGGTCTCTGCCATGCCTACTGGGCCCCCAACTTCTGGGCCTTGTATAATGCCATGGATAAAGCACTGACAATTCTTG GGTTAAAGTGCAATTTTCTTGATGGTAAAAAAATCCCGAAAGCCTCCATGACCGGAGGGCTGGTTCAAGAATTTCAGCACACTGTCCTCCCTTCAGTGACTCCACTGGCAACATTAATCTGTACTTTCATAGCTGTTTTG ccctctgttttctgtctttggtTTAAACCTCAAGGGCCCAGAGGCTTTCTGCAGTGCCTTGTTCTTTGTGCATTGAGCTCCTTCATGTTTGGCTGGCACGTGCATGAGAAAGCAATACTCCTTGCTATTCTGCCTTTAAG CTTATTGTCTATTCAGAGAGCCAAGGATGCTGGCATCTACTTGATTCTGACAACAACAGGACATTTCTCACTTTTTCCATTGTTGTTCACACCACCAG aactTCCAATTAAAATATTGCTTATGCTGCTGTTTACTGTTTATAGCTTCTCTTCATTGAAATCTCTGTTCAG GAGAGAGAAACCTCTACTTAACTGGCTTGAAACAATCTACCTCATGCAGCTAGTGCCCTTGGGAATCTTCTGTGAAATCATATATCCCCTGACCCCCTGGAAGGGGCACTTCCCTTTTGTCCCCCTGTTGCTGACCTCTGTGTACTGTGCTCTGGGAATCACATATGCTTGGCTGAAACTCTACGTCTCTGTCTTGACTGAGCGAATTTCTGTCAGACAAAAGGCAGAGTAA